A window of Caldicellulosiruptoraceae bacterium PP1 contains these coding sequences:
- a CDS encoding glucoamylase family protein — MLLGNKLLELELKKSFDFFWNEANSNENNLGYGLIKDRYPTHQNIASIASVGFSLTAYIIGVERGYVDYQSAYKRTAKTLDTVLNNLENINGFYYHFVDMNTGKRIGKCEISVIDTAILLCGAIAAGEYFGGEIKEKAETLYARTNWKWYTDPNKNYFYMGYSPERGFEGYWDMCAEQFMMYFLGFASPTYPVDPSMFYTFRRNKKSYNGLPEIYHSPGGSLFVYQFSFAWFDLRNMVDNQNVNWWENSKYATLSNRQYCIDYQDKFKTFGPNSWGLTACDGPNGYSGSYGAPPKDSEEIHLGNDGTVPPCGSAGSIVFTPDESISALENFYNNFPKLWGIYGFKDSFNLENDNEWYATDVIGIDKGITIIMIENYLSGLIWDIFMKNKYVKKGIELAGLRKINDN, encoded by the coding sequence ATGTTATTGGGTAATAAACTATTAGAGTTAGAACTTAAAAAGAGTTTTGATTTTTTCTGGAATGAGGCAAATTCCAATGAAAACAACCTAGGATATGGTTTGATAAAAGACAGATACCCAACACACCAAAATATAGCTAGCATTGCATCAGTTGGTTTTAGTTTAACAGCTTATATTATAGGTGTTGAGAGAGGGTATGTTGATTATCAATCTGCATATAAAAGAACAGCAAAAACTTTAGATACCGTATTAAATAATTTAGAAAATATAAATGGATTTTATTATCATTTTGTAGACATGAATACTGGCAAGAGAATTGGAAAATGTGAAATATCTGTAATTGATACAGCAATATTATTATGCGGTGCTATTGCAGCAGGAGAGTATTTTGGAGGGGAAATAAAAGAAAAAGCTGAAACTCTTTATGCAAGAACAAATTGGAAATGGTATACTGATCCTAATAAAAATTATTTTTATATGGGATACTCACCAGAAAGAGGCTTTGAAGGTTATTGGGATATGTGTGCTGAGCAGTTTATGATGTATTTTTTGGGCTTTGCATCACCTACATATCCTGTGGATCCAAGTATGTTTTATACATTTAGAAGGAACAAAAAATCATACAATGGTTTGCCTGAAATATACCATTCACCCGGTGGTTCGCTTTTTGTATATCAGTTCTCTTTCGCTTGGTTTGATCTCCGAAATATGGTTGACAATCAGAATGTCAATTGGTGGGAAAATTCAAAATATGCGACTCTTTCAAATAGGCAATACTGTATAGACTATCAGGATAAATTCAAAACATTTGGTCCAAATTCGTGGGGACTTACAGCATGTGATGGTCCAAACGGCTACAGTGGTTCTTATGGAGCACCTCCTAAGGATTCAGAAGAAATCCATTTAGGTAATGATGGAACAGTTCCACCTTGTGGTAGTGCTGGTTCTATTGTTTTCACACCTGATGAGTCAATTTCGGCTTTAGAAAACTTCTATAATAATTTCCCTAAGTTATGGGGTATATATGGCTTTAAAGATTCATTTAATCTTGAAAATGACAATGAATGGTATGCTACAGATGTAATTGGTATCGATAAAGGTATAACAATTATTATGATAGAAAATTATTTATCTGGCCTTATATGGGATATTTTTATGAAAAATAAATATGTTAAAAAAGGTATTGAGTTAGCAGGGTTACGAAAAATAAATGATAATTAA
- a CDS encoding beta-galactosidase: protein MIEMKDGKFIIDGEPKIVIAGEIHYYRLKKDEWEDRIVKLKNAGLNAVASYIPWLCHQYKEDQLDLEGKTRPELNLAEFIDLCKKHDLYFFARPGPFIMAEMKNEGIPYWVYEKYPEIIPKTWDGKKTSSKMIDYLSPNFLIETAKWYKSLSEILKPRLYTNGGNIIAIQLDNEVGMLQWVSNNPIFTDNSVQRFITWLKSKYSSDELSERYPFDIDNIDLCKKYFISPQESFVLSFINDFGYFMRDCYTEYIYRLKSIFESFNIKNIPFVVNIHGTSNGGCYTFPIGISQLYKTYCSSKDIFAGTDIYIGDLSINKYHQLYIINSMMESVNNNEQILSSVEFECGSGDYNDSYSSRYSPASADLKARLCISQGFKLFNYYLFSGGYNYRLNPEPYDGNGRIAFTGERHGFAAPINPEGKLSYSYYRTSESVKTILSLQKLISEAQQVKDDIYLGFIPDYYMTEHYYPNSSKNIEFKNSLERGRTLAWDGILKASLMLGYNFGTVNIQDDEIIKEKCKLLIVPSAKYMAKKIQEKLKAFVLNKGRLFLYGEIPMFDMEGNRCTILADLLEVYNIQQLDDNNDYFLSVYPESWASNLYESRTFFVECYDINNADVFLREYETKKACGFSKNVGNGEVYAITTGYICNLDFYKMFFERINVLPKYSHNCEYYGVYITPLKNQNNGIFLSVINVDRFNKRFNLFENGKVMFDGHTFDLESERGIFLPINIDLQFCRIVYSTAEIIGFRDNQIIFRIGQRNEKILLKTDREVELSSEYKLEKTEEGYLITTQIDKGELVINLK, encoded by the coding sequence ATGATTGAAATGAAAGATGGTAAATTTATTATTGATGGTGAACCAAAGATTGTTATTGCAGGTGAGATTCACTATTATCGTCTTAAAAAAGATGAATGGGAGGATAGGATTGTAAAATTAAAAAACGCTGGTTTAAATGCAGTTGCCTCATACATACCGTGGCTTTGTCATCAATATAAAGAAGATCAACTTGACTTGGAGGGAAAAACCAGACCAGAGCTAAATCTTGCTGAATTTATTGATCTTTGTAAAAAACATGATCTTTATTTCTTTGCAAGGCCAGGGCCTTTTATTATGGCTGAGATGAAAAACGAAGGTATTCCTTACTGGGTTTATGAAAAATACCCTGAAATTATTCCGAAAACATGGGATGGCAAAAAAACTTCATCAAAAATGATTGATTATCTATCGCCTAATTTTCTTATTGAAACAGCAAAATGGTATAAATCATTATCAGAAATATTAAAACCAAGGCTTTACACAAATGGTGGGAATATTATTGCAATTCAATTAGATAATGAAGTAGGAATGTTGCAGTGGGTTAGCAATAATCCTATATTTACTGATAATTCAGTACAAAGATTTATAACTTGGCTTAAATCAAAATATAGTTCGGATGAATTAAGTGAGAGATATCCATTTGATATCGATAATATTGATCTATGCAAAAAGTATTTCATATCACCTCAAGAAAGCTTTGTATTATCATTTATAAACGACTTTGGTTATTTTATGAGAGACTGTTACACAGAATACATTTACAGACTCAAATCAATTTTTGAATCTTTTAATATAAAAAATATTCCTTTTGTTGTAAATATTCATGGAACAAGTAATGGTGGTTGCTATACCTTCCCAATAGGCATCAGTCAGCTTTACAAAACTTATTGTTCTTCTAAAGATATATTTGCGGGGACTGATATTTACATAGGTGATTTATCAATAAACAAGTATCACCAACTTTATATAATTAATTCCATGATGGAGTCTGTCAATAACAATGAACAAATATTATCTTCTGTTGAATTTGAATGTGGAAGCGGAGATTATAACGACTCATATTCTTCAAGATATAGCCCTGCCTCAGCAGATTTAAAAGCCAGATTATGTATTTCACAAGGTTTTAAACTATTTAATTACTACCTATTTTCTGGAGGATATAATTATAGATTAAATCCAGAGCCATACGACGGAAATGGTAGAATTGCCTTTACAGGTGAAAGGCATGGATTTGCTGCACCTATAAATCCTGAAGGTAAACTAAGTTATTCTTATTATAGAACCTCAGAATCGGTAAAAACAATACTTTCACTTCAAAAGCTAATATCAGAGGCTCAGCAAGTAAAAGATGATATTTATTTAGGATTTATTCCCGATTATTATATGACAGAACATTATTACCCTAATAGTTCAAAGAATATAGAGTTTAAAAACAGTTTAGAAAGAGGAAGAACATTAGCTTGGGATGGCATATTAAAGGCTTCCCTTATGTTAGGATACAATTTTGGAACAGTTAACATACAAGATGACGAAATAATAAAAGAAAAATGTAAATTATTAATTGTTCCTTCTGCAAAGTATATGGCAAAGAAAATACAAGAAAAGCTTAAAGCATTTGTATTAAACAAAGGAAGGTTATTCCTTTATGGCGAAATACCAATGTTTGATATGGAAGGAAACAGATGCACAATATTGGCTGATTTATTAGAAGTGTATAATATACAGCAATTAGATGATAATAATGATTATTTCTTATCTGTTTACCCAGAAAGTTGGGCTTCAAATTTGTATGAATCAAGAACCTTTTTTGTTGAGTGCTATGATATTAATAATGCAGATGTATTTCTAAGAGAATATGAAACTAAAAAGGCATGTGGTTTTTCAAAAAATGTTGGCAATGGAGAAGTTTATGCAATAACAACAGGTTATATATGTAACTTGGATTTCTATAAGATGTTTTTTGAAAGGATAAATGTTTTACCAAAGTACTCTCATAATTGTGAATATTATGGTGTTTATATAACTCCACTAAAAAACCAAAATAATGGCATATTTTTGAGTGTAATTAATGTTGACAGGTTTAATAAAAGATTTAATCTATTTGAAAACGGTAAAGTAATGTTTGATGGGCATACATTTGACTTAGAATCTGAAAGAGGTATTTTCTTACCTATCAATATTGATTTACAGTTTTGTAGAATAGTATATTCAACAGCGGAAATTATTGGATTTAGAGATAACCAAATAATCTTTAGAATAGGACAACGCAATGAAAAAATACTTCTAAAAACAGATAGAGAAGTTGAATTAAGTTCAGAATATAAGTTAGAAAAGACTGAAGAAGGTTATTTAATAACAACTCAAATTGATAAAGGAGAATTGGTTATTAATCTTAAATAA
- the addA gene encoding helicase-exonuclease AddAB subunit AddA, which produces MSKWTNEQLEAINEKDCNILVSAAAGSGKTSVLVERVIQRITNVNDPIDIDRILIMTFTNAAASEMKERILKVLTEKIEENPQSDFLQRQISLIEKAYISTIHSFCLDVIRNNYHVLNIDPTFRVMDEMESKLMKLEVLKELFEDLYEKQDKDFIKLLDWFNIYKNDKRLQDIILSIHTFIQSFPYPDEWFERKLEELKRYQDSNYFEEDYLPIIINKLKDEIEDILKLEDIALSIINQNLELKKYKETFETDYNSILNLFSLLNSSCNWNEIHNSFQTINFGRLPIIRNIEDTKMQDKVKEIRDDIKKRIGKLKDKFFKFNLQDIQDQFKELFPVLNSLKNLVFMFSERFDKKKNMRSLIDFNDIEHLCLRILSEKIGNEIVPSDIAKRYKEQFEEIMVDEYQDSNIVQDMIVNLISRCDSDKPNVFMVGDVKQSIYRFRQASPELFLEKYKSYSTQKGEKTRKILLYKNFRSRKEIINAVNFIFSQIMSESAGEINYDDNEALILGANYPEIDNNNILYGGSVELFLIDDNALSNNIEESQDSNSKDEESNLPDETELEESIDNIQCEARLVAEQIKRLVSQDINGKYYHIFDKDKNEYRRVEYKDIVILLRTTANWADVFVDELTQRGIPVFADTGAGFFKTVEVQVMISLLQIIDNPLQDIPLLSVLRSPIASFTADELAELRILYPQEPLYYALAKLAKEGQSQLSQKASKFLLNLKRWRELAKYTPTDKLLDILFSQTGYFDMAGAMPNGQQRQANLKMLYEKAKQFEKTSYKGLFNFITFIGEIISKKGDTGSAKILSPNDNVVRIMSIHKSKGLEFPVVILAGCGKNFNLSDLNNSVLLHKELGIATDIVDTNLGVKMDSFYKQMIKEQLRKENISEELRLLYVALTRAREKLIIVGLAKNLSKCFENWIKKASTNEDKIKDYEVLTSKNYLDLIVPCLIRHKGLIDFREKLIEDFSGKLIDDSSIWDIRVCKKEDFLKQKEKDEKNNIDELLRNLEEKNNTSECSSEVTRRLNWEYPYIKVTEIPSKISVTELKRQFEVKSSDEVYYYGTSTLLEKPKFLENKKVSSAEIGSLYHLIMQHLDFSIDDASAQINNLLLKQIITQEQANLIDIEKINSFMKTSIYERMKSAKNIYREIPFNIDIPCADIFSNLKEDIYKNETILVQGVIDCYFEEDDGIILIDYKTDKVSMGNLGDSIEKIKEKYKLQIEYYSKALERLTQKKIKEKYIYLFSCDKLIEF; this is translated from the coding sequence ATGAGCAAATGGACCAATGAACAGTTAGAAGCAATTAATGAAAAAGATTGCAACATATTGGTATCTGCAGCAGCAGGCTCTGGCAAGACATCAGTTTTGGTTGAAAGGGTAATTCAAAGAATAACCAATGTCAATGATCCAATTGATATAGATAGAATTTTAATAATGACATTTACAAATGCAGCAGCATCTGAAATGAAGGAAAGGATTTTAAAGGTTCTTACAGAAAAAATAGAAGAAAACCCACAATCAGATTTTCTTCAAAGGCAGATAAGTCTAATTGAGAAAGCTTATATATCTACCATTCATTCATTTTGCCTTGATGTTATTAGAAATAACTATCACGTATTGAATATTGACCCTACTTTTAGGGTAATGGACGAAATGGAAAGCAAACTTATGAAATTAGAGGTACTAAAAGAATTATTTGAAGACCTATATGAAAAGCAGGATAAAGATTTTATCAAATTATTGGACTGGTTTAATATTTATAAAAATGATAAAAGACTTCAGGATATTATTCTTTCAATACACACATTTATTCAGAGTTTTCCATACCCTGATGAATGGTTTGAAAGAAAATTAGAAGAACTGAAAAGATATCAAGATAGTAATTACTTTGAGGAAGATTATTTGCCAATTATCATTAATAAATTAAAAGATGAAATAGAGGATATTTTAAAATTAGAAGATATTGCATTAAGTATCATTAATCAAAACTTAGAACTTAAAAAATATAAAGAAACATTTGAAACTGATTATAACAGTATATTAAATTTATTCAGTTTATTAAATAGCAGTTGCAATTGGAATGAGATACACAATAGTTTTCAAACAATAAATTTTGGGAGGTTACCAATTATCAGAAATATAGAAGATACTAAAATGCAGGATAAGGTAAAAGAGATAAGAGATGATATTAAAAAACGAATTGGTAAATTGAAGGATAAATTTTTCAAATTTAATTTGCAGGATATTCAAGACCAATTTAAAGAACTATTTCCTGTATTGAATAGCTTAAAAAACCTTGTTTTTATGTTTTCTGAAAGATTTGATAAAAAGAAAAACATGAGGTCTTTAATAGACTTTAACGATATAGAGCATTTGTGTTTAAGAATATTATCAGAAAAGATAGGTAATGAAATAGTCCCTTCTGACATAGCAAAAAGATACAAAGAGCAGTTTGAAGAAATAATGGTTGATGAATATCAGGATAGCAATATAGTTCAGGATATGATAGTTAATTTAATATCAAGATGTGATTCAGATAAACCAAATGTTTTTATGGTAGGGGATGTAAAACAAAGCATTTACAGATTTAGACAGGCAAGTCCAGAACTTTTTTTGGAGAAATACAAAAGCTATTCAACACAAAAAGGCGAAAAGACAAGAAAGATTTTGCTTTATAAGAATTTTAGAAGCAGAAAAGAGATAATAAATGCTGTAAATTTTATATTTTCTCAGATTATGTCAGAGTCGGCAGGCGAAATTAATTATGATGATAATGAAGCACTTATTTTAGGTGCAAATTATCCTGAAATAGACAATAATAACATTTTATATGGTGGGAGTGTAGAGCTATTCTTAATTGATGATAATGCATTAAGCAATAATATAGAAGAGAGTCAAGACAGCAACAGTAAAGATGAAGAGTCTAACTTACCAGATGAAACAGAATTGGAAGAGTCAATTGACAATATACAGTGTGAAGCAAGGCTTGTTGCAGAACAGATAAAAAGGCTTGTAAGTCAAGATATTAATGGTAAATATTATCATATATTTGATAAAGATAAAAATGAATATAGAAGGGTAGAGTATAAAGACATTGTTATATTGCTTAGAACAACAGCTAATTGGGCAGATGTATTTGTAGATGAACTGACACAGAGAGGTATACCAGTTTTTGCAGATACAGGGGCAGGTTTTTTTAAAACGGTTGAAGTGCAGGTTATGATATCACTTTTACAGATAATTGATAATCCTCTTCAGGATATCCCTTTGCTATCTGTTTTAAGATCACCTATAGCTTCTTTTACAGCAGATGAGCTTGCAGAATTAAGGATATTATATCCTCAAGAACCACTTTATTATGCATTAGCTAAATTAGCAAAAGAAGGGCAATCGCAATTATCTCAGAAAGCGTCAAAGTTTCTTCTGAATTTAAAAAGATGGAGAGAACTTGCAAAATATACACCAACTGATAAATTACTTGACATACTATTTAGCCAAACAGGGTATTTTGACATGGCAGGTGCTATGCCAAATGGCCAGCAAAGGCAGGCAAATTTAAAAATGCTTTATGAGAAGGCAAAGCAGTTTGAAAAAACAAGCTATAAAGGGCTATTCAACTTTATAACTTTTATTGGTGAGATAATAAGTAAAAAAGGCGATACTGGAAGTGCTAAAATACTGAGTCCTAATGATAATGTTGTTAGAATAATGAGCATACATAAAAGTAAAGGACTTGAATTTCCAGTTGTAATTCTTGCAGGTTGTGGAAAGAATTTTAATTTATCTGATTTGAATAATAGTGTTTTATTGCATAAAGAACTTGGTATAGCTACTGATATTGTAGATACTAATTTGGGAGTTAAAATGGACTCATTTTATAAGCAAATGATAAAAGAACAATTAAGGAAAGAAAATATTTCAGAAGAATTAAGGCTTCTTTATGTTGCACTTACAAGAGCTCGTGAAAAACTTATTATTGTTGGATTAGCTAAAAATCTTTCAAAGTGTTTTGAAAACTGGATAAAAAAAGCCTCAACAAATGAGGACAAAATAAAAGACTATGAGGTGTTAACAAGTAAAAATTATCTCGATTTAATTGTTCCATGCCTTATTAGGCACAAAGGCCTAATTGACTTTAGAGAAAAACTTATTGAGGACTTTTCTGGTAAACTCATTGATGATTCTTCTATTTGGGATATAAGAGTTTGTAAAAAAGAAGATTTTTTAAAGCAAAAAGAAAAAGATGAAAAAAATAATATTGATGAGCTATTAAGAAACTTAGAAGAAAAAAATAATACATCAGAGTGTTCTTCAGAGGTAACAAGAAGATTAAACTGGGAATATCCTTATATCAAAGTAACAGAAATACCATCTAAGATATCTGTAACAGAACTAAAGAGGCAGTTTGAGGTAAAATCATCAGATGAAGTATATTATTATGGAACTTCAACATTATTAGAAAAGCCAAAGTTTTTGGAAAACAAAAAGGTTTCAAGTGCTGAGATAGGGTCTTTGTATCACTTAATAATGCAGCATTTAGATTTTTCAATTGATGATGCAAGTGCTCAAATAAACAATTTGCTCTTAAAACAGATTATTACACAAGAACAGGCTAATTTAATTGATATAGAAAAGATTAATTCATTCATGAAAACATCAATATATGAAAGGATGAAGTCAGCAAAAAACATTTACAGAGAAATACCATTTAATATTGATATACCATGTGCAGATATTTTCAGTAATTTAAAAGAAGATATATATAAAAACGAAACAATACTTGTTCAGGGTGTAATTGATTGCTACTTTGAAGAAGATGACGGGATAATATTAATAGATTATAAAACAGATAAAGTTTCAATGGGAAATTTAGGAGATAGCATAGAAAAAATAAAAGAAAAATACAAACTTCAGATTGAATACTATTCAAAAGCTTTAGAAAGGCTGACGCAAAAGAAAATAAAAGAAAAATACATCTATCTTTTCAGCTGTGATAAGTTAATAGAGTTTTGA
- a CDS encoding ROK family protein — MKLPGNSKFLKRLNRFQVFDTIRNAGVISKAEIKNITKLTPTTISEITSSMLNEGLILNAGVAESTGGRPSQLVTLNPDYGYFIGIDIDVGIIRTVLLSFDMKVLSSFEINTPAFSPFEFIEHVIEIYNNFVNNFNLSKDMIKGIGISIPGLISKDEKIELAPNLNWNEVDIKESLFSIFRNTIAIENESRLSAIAEKHVGLAKNINNFMAINIKSGVGSGIYINSQLYKGTSGNAGELGHITVKEDGPLCGCGNFGCLETMVSTPSIIKRMIMYMKQGESSILFERFDINEISLENIVNCANDGDELCLRVLQSASKYTAIGISSVINLINPRMIILGGDIILFKDILLSKVNDIVEKKALKSNRASCEIKVTELGKFSSAIGAAIHSINRFMGYEYSINAL; from the coding sequence ATGAAACTACCTGGTAACAGTAAGTTTTTGAAAAGGCTAAATAGGTTTCAGGTTTTTGACACAATTAGAAATGCAGGAGTTATTTCAAAGGCTGAAATAAAGAATATTACCAAGCTTACTCCTACTACAATCTCAGAGATAACAAGTTCTATGCTCAATGAAGGTCTTATTTTAAACGCTGGGGTTGCTGAATCAACAGGCGGAAGACCTTCGCAGCTTGTTACTTTAAATCCTGATTATGGCTATTTTATTGGTATTGATATTGATGTAGGTATTATAAGAACAGTATTATTAAGTTTTGATATGAAGGTTTTATCCTCCTTTGAGATTAATACCCCAGCCTTCAGTCCTTTTGAATTTATAGAACATGTTATTGAGATTTATAATAATTTTGTTAACAATTTTAACTTATCAAAAGATATGATAAAAGGAATTGGTATATCAATTCCCGGTTTAATTAGCAAAGATGAGAAAATTGAACTTGCACCCAACTTAAATTGGAATGAAGTTGATATTAAAGAATCTCTTTTCAGTATATTTAGAAATACAATAGCCATCGAAAACGAATCAAGGCTTTCTGCAATAGCAGAAAAGCATGTTGGCCTTGCAAAGAATATCAATAATTTTATGGCTATAAATATAAAAAGCGGCGTTGGTTCGGGCATATATATAAACAGTCAGTTATATAAAGGAACAAGTGGAAATGCGGGTGAGCTTGGTCATATTACAGTAAAAGAAGATGGTCCTTTATGTGGGTGTGGTAACTTCGGTTGTCTTGAGACAATGGTTTCAACACCGAGTATTATAAAAAGAATGATAATGTATATGAAACAAGGCGAAAGTAGTATTCTATTTGAAAGATTTGATATAAATGAGATAAGTTTAGAGAATATTGTTAACTGTGCTAATGATGGAGATGAACTTTGTTTAAGAGTTTTGCAATCTGCATCAAAGTACACTGCAATTGGTATTTCAAGTGTAATCAATTTGATTAATCCAAGAATGATTATTCTTGGGGGAGATATAATTCTTTTTAAAGATATATTGCTTTCAAAGGTAAATGACATTGTCGAAAAAAAGGCACTAAAAAGTAATAGAGCCTCATGTGAAATAAAAGTAACAGAGTTAGGTAAATTTAGTTCTGCAATTGGAGCAGCAATACATTCAATAAATAGGTTTATGGGCTATGAATATTCAATTAATGCTTTATAG
- the xylA gene encoding xylose isomerase, with translation MSKYFKDIPKIKYEGPKSTNPLAFKYYNPDEVIDGKTMKEHMRFAIAYWHTFMGTGSDPFGVGTMLRPWDSISDPMDLAKAKLEAAFEFFEKLDVPFFCFHDRDIAPEGSNLRESNKNLDEIVSLMKEYLKTSNTKLLWGTANLFSNPRYVHGAATSCNADVFAYAAAQVKKAMEVTKELDGENYVFWGGREGYETLLNTNMELELDNLARFLQMAVDYAKEIGFDGQFLIEPKPKEPTKHQYDFDGANVLAFLKKYGLDKYFKLNIEANHATLAYHDFQHELRFARINGLFGSIDANMGDPMLGWDTDQFPTDIKMTTLAMYEVIKAGGFDKGGLNFDAKVRRGSFEVEDLFIAHIAGMDAFAKGFKIAHKLVKDGVLDKFIEERYASYKEGIGLDIVSGKADFKKLEEYALNLGKITNKSGKQELLEAILNQYMFE, from the coding sequence ATGAGTAAATATTTTAAAGATATTCCAAAAATCAAATATGAAGGACCAAAATCAACAAACCCATTAGCATTTAAGTACTATAATCCCGATGAAGTTATTGATGGCAAAACAATGAAAGAACATATGCGTTTTGCGATTGCTTATTGGCATACATTTATGGGAACAGGAAGCGACCCATTTGGTGTTGGCACAATGTTAAGACCATGGGATAGCATTTCTGACCCTATGGATTTAGCAAAGGCAAAACTTGAAGCAGCTTTTGAATTCTTTGAAAAATTAGATGTACCTTTCTTCTGCTTCCATGATAGAGACATTGCACCAGAAGGAAGTAATTTAAGAGAAAGCAATAAAAACCTTGACGAAATTGTTTCATTAATGAAAGAATATCTAAAAACAAGCAATACAAAGCTTTTGTGGGGTACTGCAAATCTTTTCTCCAACCCAAGATATGTTCATGGTGCTGCAACTTCATGCAATGCAGATGTCTTTGCTTATGCTGCAGCACAGGTTAAAAAGGCTATGGAAGTAACCAAAGAGCTTGACGGTGAAAACTATGTATTCTGGGGCGGAAGAGAAGGATACGAAACACTTTTAAATACTAATATGGAACTTGAGCTTGATAACCTTGCAAGATTCCTTCAAATGGCTGTTGACTATGCAAAAGAAATTGGATTTGACGGACAATTTTTAATAGAACCAAAACCAAAGGAACCAACAAAGCATCAATATGATTTTGATGGTGCTAATGTTTTAGCATTCCTAAAGAAATATGGTCTTGATAAGTATTTCAAATTGAATATAGAGGCAAACCACGCAACTTTAGCTTATCATGATTTTCAACATGAATTAAGATTTGCAAGAATAAATGGTCTATTTGGTTCAATTGATGCTAACATGGGGGATCCAATGCTTGGATGGGATACAGACCAATTCCCAACAGATATTAAGATGACCACTCTTGCTATGTATGAGGTTATAAAAGCAGGTGGATTTGATAAGGGTGGCCTTAACTTTGATGCTAAGGTAAGAAGAGGTTCTTTTGAAGTTGAAGACCTATTTATAGCTCATATAGCTGGTATGGATGCATTCGCGAAAGGCTTTAAGATTGCTCATAAATTAGTAAAAGATGGCGTTCTTGATAAATTTATTGAAGAAAGATATGCAAGCTATAAAGAAGGCATTGGTTTAGATATTGTTTCTGGAAAAGCAGATTTCAAAAAGCTTGAAGAATATGCTTTAAATCTTGGAAAAATCACAAACAAGTCTGGCAAGCAAGAATTACTCGAAGCTATATTAAATCAATATATGTTTGAATAG